The Dioscorea cayenensis subsp. rotundata cultivar TDr96_F1 chromosome 7, TDr96_F1_v2_PseudoChromosome.rev07_lg8_w22 25.fasta, whole genome shotgun sequence genome includes a region encoding these proteins:
- the LOC120264819 gene encoding putative disease resistance protein RGA4 isoform X3 translates to MAGLFSNALEMIKELSMPHAVKYLEPIWSGVDEQLQKLQESLLLIQPLVEDAEARQLTDKAVRCWLVWLKDAVYDAEDILDEAKTHELVIQRKAQLSGRPRISKVREFFSRDHNPFLFKLQLGRKLRNINERINDLIEKMDKFKLRVVENNSKPLGNRPQTYSYVHESRVILDRDEDKEKLVQMLISDYFGEKVTVVSIVGMGGLGKTTLAQLVYADERVKNHFEQCMWVCVSDDFDVPKLAGKIIHTASGKICDHTNMEVLQKDLRDVLGQKKNLLVLDDVWNEDFQKWDDLRNMLLDGGEGSRILVTTRNEKCSRVMGAQKPYILSGLSEKSSWDLFQQKAFVDDAEKAPGLVEIGKKIVMKCQGLPLAIQVMGSIMRCKSDESEWQAVLENETWKSQHTENKIMPELWLSYVDLSSHLKRCFAFCAIFPKGFLFLEQDLIQFWMAHGLIPSGKGTDMEVEGRETYTELIKRSLLTNDYLVPEWEYERVCKMHDLIHDVAHYVMENECFTSLKSCAAPKIPIKPRHWNLHTDENCEIGDCSTIHTLLYYSYYCKRDLSVLSKLKLVRVLDLSFTSTKELPASIEHLHHLRYLDLSYTHIRKLPESICMLVNLQTLKLYRCHKLSELLPKSITYMNSLRHLLFEGNRRPELEALNACLSQLQNLKTLPRYTVEDDAENNIGQIKSLNPFGEFDLYNLQKVKNADDARKANLGNKQLIHTLKLSWGKFGWGDDDECFLMENAEEVLEALKPPSGLKELTVSYYPGKQFPMWMGEKQQFQYLHRIELFKCKACEQLPSLEILPCLKFLKISRMHGIKHIISNRGSAQHSFPALKFLELKYMENLEAWWCVEEDREANLSLFPCLTSMDIERCPKLTTLPLGILPCLENLKMYEMDGIKHIVNNRRDDAQQSFPQLKKLSLKSMRNLEGWCVEEDREANPSLFPCLLSMKIIECPKLTTTMPPIPTLQELNMKNSFCETQISLKHLESLGRLTISSCTKELVLLLEDEEETRAMKSSLEYLSIGNCSQLSLTLVLQNLTSLRDLHVNSIENLVSWPDEMQGWKSLNYLTISSCKNLTGASSQGVCGPPLLELLHVSDCDALRKLPMCPKSLQTLSINNCPVMESLWPEMGHLTSLSTLEVGNCPKLVSLSHGMQALSSLQDLSITSCPALKSFPRGLRQLLPTLEELTIKECPELERLCKPGGDYYNLLSTISKKQIGEESGVESIQVRHEISTSAKQALKCITTNRFLLSAILICAIAACFINFLFNQLDSQNEKEFWYIPPT, encoded by the exons ATGGCCGGACTTTTCTCAAATGCTTTGGAGATGATCAAGGAGTTATCCATGCCTCATGCCGTTAAATATCTTGAACCCATATGGAGTGGAGTTGATGAACAGcttcaaaagctccaagaatccTTACTTCTTATCCAACCGCTTGTTGAAGATGCAGAGGCGAGGCAGTTGACGGACAAGGCTGTCAGATGCTGGCTTGTGTGGCTCAAAGACGCAGTCTATGATGCTGAAGACATTCTTGACGAGGCCAAGACGCATGAACTAGTCATCCAGCGCAAGGCACAGCTTTCTGGTCGCCCAAGAATTAGCAAGGTGCGTGAATTCTTTTCTCGTGATCATAACCCATTCTTGTTTAAACTTCAGTTGGGGAGGAAGCTCAGAAACATCAATGAGAGAATAAATGACCTCATTGAAAAGATGGACAAGTTCAAACTCAGGGTTGTTGAAAACAACAGCAAACCTTTGGGGAACAGGCCTCAAACCTACTCATATGTGCATGAATCACGAGTTATTCTTGATAGAGATGAAGataaagagaagttagtgcagaTGCTGATCAGTGATTATTTTGGTGAGAAAGTGACTGTGGTTTCTATAGTCGGCATGGGTGGTCTGGGTAAGACCACACTTGCTCAGTTGGTCTATGCAGATGAAAGGGTCAAGAATCATTTTGAACAATGCATGTGGGTATGTGTTTCTGATGATTTTGATGTGCCGAAGCTTGCTGGAAAGATCATACATACAGCTTCTGGGAAAATTTGTGATCATACAAACATGGAGGTGCTGCAGAAGGATTTGCGAGATGTCTTGGGGCAGAAGAAAAATTTACTGGTATTAGATGATGTATGGAATGAAGATTTCCAAAAGTGGGATGATCTTAGAAACATGTTGCTCGATGGAGGAGAAGGAAGCAGAATTCTTGTGACCACACGCAATGAAAAATGCTCTCGAGTGATGGGTGCTCAGAAACCTTACATTCTCAGTGGTTTATCAGAAAAAAGCTCTTGGGATTTATTTCAACAGAAAGCATTTGTTGATGATGCAGAAAAAGCACCAGGATTAGTAGAGATTGGTAAAAAGATTGTTATGAAATGTCAAGGACTACCACTTGCTATACAAGTAATGGGGAGTATCATGCGCTGTAAGAGCGATGAAAGTGAATGGCAAGCTGTGTTGGAAAATGAAACATGGAAGTCACAACATAcggaaaataaaatcatgccGGAACTGTGGCTAAGCTATGTTGACTTGTCTTCTCACTTAAAGAGATGTTTTGCCTTTTGCGCTATTTTCCCAaagggttttctttttttggaacaGGACTTGATTCAATTTTGGATGGCTCATGGGCTTATTCCGTCTGGAAAAGGAACTGATATGGAAGTTGAAGGGCGAGAGACTTACACTGAGTTAATAAAGAGATCTCTTTTAACTAACGATTATCTTGTTCCTGAATGGGAATATGAAAGAGTGTGTAAGATGCATGATCTCATTCATGATGTGGCACACTATGTTATGGAGAATGAATGCTTCACATCGTTGAAGAGCTGTGCAGCCCCCAAAATTCCAATAAAGCCACGTCATTGGAATTTACATACTGATGAAAATTGTGAAATAGGGGATTGCTCCACCATCCATACTCTGCTATATTATAGTTATTATTGTAAAAGAGACTTAAGTGTGTTGTCAAAGCTGAAGTTGGTAAGGGTGCTTGACCTGAGTTTCACAAGCACTAAGGAGTTGCCTGCATCAATAGAGCATTTGCACCATCTAAGATACCTTGATCTTTCTTATACTCATATAAGGAAACTACCGGAATCCATTTGTATGTTGGTTAATCTGCAGACATTGAAACTCTATCGTTGTCATAAACTTTCTGAGCTTCTTCCTAAGAgcataacatacatgaacagtCTTAGACATCTTCTTTTTGAAGGTAATCGTCGTCCAGAGTTGGAGGCATTAAATGCTTGTTTGAGTCAATTACAAAACTTGAAAACACTACCACGATATACCGTGGAAGATGATGCAGAGAACAATATAGGACAAATAAAGTCCTTGAATCCCTTTGGTGAATTTGATTTGTATAACCTCCAGAAGGTGAAGAATGCTGATGATGCTAGAAAAGCTAATTTGGGCAACAAACAACTTATTCACACATTAAaattaagttggggaaaatttGGTTGgggagatgatgatgaatgttTTTTGATGGAAAATGCAGAGGAGGTGTTGGAAGCCTTGAAACCTCCCAGTGGATTGAAAGAACTTACAGTGAGTTATTATCCAGGCAAACAATTTCCAATGTGGATGGGAGAAAAGCAACAATTCCAATATCTACATCGCATTGAACTATTCAAATGCAAAGCATGTGAGCAACTCCCTTCACTTGAGATATTACCCTGTCTTAAGTTTCTCAAAATCAGTCGTATGCATGGCATCAAACACATCATTAGCAACAGAGGCAGTGCACAGCATTCATTTCCTGCATTGAAGTTTCTAGAGTTAAAATATATGGAAAACCTAGAGGCGTGGTGGTGTGTGGAGGAGGATAGAGAAGCAAATCTGTCCTTATTTCCATGCCTCACTTCAATGGATATTGAAAGATGCCCCAAATTGACAACCCTGCCACTCGGGATTTTACCCTGTCTTGAGAATCTCAAAATGTATGAAATGGATGGCATCAAACACATTGTCAACAATAGAAGAGACGATGCGCAGCAATCATTCCCTCAATTGAAGAAGCTGTCCTTAAAATCAATGAGGAACCTAGAGGGGTGGTGTGTGGAGGAGGATAGAGAAGCAAATCCATCCTTGTTTCCATGCCTCCTTTCGATGAAGATTATAGAATGCCCCAAGTTGACAACAACCATGCCACCCATTCCAACTCTCCAAGAGTTAAATATGAAGAATTCATTCTGTGAGACACAAATCTCTCTCAAGCATTTGGAGTCTCTTGGGAGGTTGACTATAAGTTCTTGTACTAAGGAGTTGGTTTTGTTgctggaagatgaagaggagacAAGAGCCATGAAGTCATCGCTTGAGTATTTATCCATTGGCAACTGCAGTCAGCTTTCGTTGACATTGGTTTTGCAGAACCTTACATCTCTAAGAGACCTACATGTGAATTCAATTGAAAATCTGGTGTCCTGGCCAGACGAGATGCAAGGTTGGAAGTCCCTCAATTATCTAACAATTAGTTCTTGTAAGAATTTGACAGGTGCATCATCACAAGGCGTCTGTGGTCCACCGTTGCTAGAGCTTCTTCATGTTTCTGACTGTGATGCCCTGAGAAAATTGCCCATGTGTCCCAAATCACTCCAAACCTTGAGTATTAACAATTGTCCAGTAATGGAGTCTTTGTGGCCAGAAATGGGACATCTTACTTCACTATCCACATTAGAAGTGGGTAATTGTCCCAAGCTCGTGTCTCTATCTCACGGGATGCAAGCCCTCTCTTCCCTTCAGGATCTATCTATTACATCTTGTCCAGCACTGAAGTCATTCCCAAGAGGCCTCCGACAACTACTTCCTACTTTAGAAGAACTAACAATCAAAGAATGCCCGGAGCTAGAGAGGTTATGCAAGCCTGGAGGAGACTATTACAACCTTCTCTCTACCATTTCAAAGAAGCAAATAGGAGAAGAGTCAGGAGTAGAGTCAATTCAAGTTCGTCATGAGATTAGTACTAGTGCCAAACAAGCTTTGAAGTGCATCACCACAAATCGCTTCCTTTTATCAGCGATTTTGATTTGTGCTATTGCCGCCTGTTTCATAAATTTCCTTTTCAACCAACTTGATAGCCAG aatgaaaaagaatttTGGTATATCCCCCCAACATGA
- the LOC120264819 gene encoding putative disease resistance protein RGA4 isoform X1, giving the protein MAGLFSNALEMIKELSMPHAVKYLEPIWSGVDEQLQKLQESLLLIQPLVEDAEARQLTDKAVRCWLVWLKDAVYDAEDILDEAKTHELVIQRKAQLSGRPRISKVREFFSRDHNPFLFKLQLGRKLRNINERINDLIEKMDKFKLRVVENNSKPLGNRPQTYSYVHESRVILDRDEDKEKLVQMLISDYFGEKVTVVSIVGMGGLGKTTLAQLVYADERVKNHFEQCMWVCVSDDFDVPKLAGKIIHTASGKICDHTNMEVLQKDLRDVLGQKKNLLVLDDVWNEDFQKWDDLRNMLLDGGEGSRILVTTRNEKCSRVMGAQKPYILSGLSEKSSWDLFQQKAFVDDAEKAPGLVEIGKKIVMKCQGLPLAIQVMGSIMRCKSDESEWQAVLENETWKSQHTENKIMPELWLSYVDLSSHLKRCFAFCAIFPKGFLFLEQDLIQFWMAHGLIPSGKGTDMEVEGRETYTELIKRSLLTNDYLVPEWEYERVCKMHDLIHDVAHYVMENECFTSLKSCAAPKIPIKPRHWNLHTDENCEIGDCSTIHTLLYYSYYCKRDLSVLSKLKLVRVLDLSFTSTKELPASIEHLHHLRYLDLSYTHIRKLPESICMLVNLQTLKLYRCHKLSELLPKSITYMNSLRHLLFEGNRRPELEALNACLSQLQNLKTLPRYTVEDDAENNIGQIKSLNPFGEFDLYNLQKVKNADDARKANLGNKQLIHTLKLSWGKFGWGDDDECFLMENAEEVLEALKPPSGLKELTVSYYPGKQFPMWMGEKQQFQYLHRIELFKCKACEQLPSLEILPCLKFLKISRMHGIKHIISNRGSAQHSFPALKFLELKYMENLEAWWCVEEDREANLSLFPCLTSMDIERCPKLTTLPLGILPCLENLKMYEMDGIKHIVNNRRDDAQQSFPQLKKLSLKSMRNLEGWCVEEDREANPSLFPCLLSMKIIECPKLTTTMPPIPTLQELNMKNSFCETQISLKHLESLGRLTISSCTKELVLLLEDEEETRAMKSSLEYLSIGNCSQLSLTLVLQNLTSLRDLHVNSIENLVSWPDEMQGWKSLNYLTISSCKNLTGASSQGVCGPPLLELLHVSDCDALRKLPMCPKSLQTLSINNCPVMESLWPEMGHLTSLSTLEVGNCPKLVSLSHGMQALSSLQDLSITSCPALKSFPRGLRQLLPTLEELTIKECPELERLCKPGGDYYNLLSTISKKQIGEESGVESIQVRHEISTSAKQALKCITTNRFLLSAILICAIAACFINFLFNQLDSQIHLCHKCVHKILWCTPDVVPVRITSVNQSDYSSVLITILLLQWVEIVFVFISHGTEASV; this is encoded by the exons ATGGCCGGACTTTTCTCAAATGCTTTGGAGATGATCAAGGAGTTATCCATGCCTCATGCCGTTAAATATCTTGAACCCATATGGAGTGGAGTTGATGAACAGcttcaaaagctccaagaatccTTACTTCTTATCCAACCGCTTGTTGAAGATGCAGAGGCGAGGCAGTTGACGGACAAGGCTGTCAGATGCTGGCTTGTGTGGCTCAAAGACGCAGTCTATGATGCTGAAGACATTCTTGACGAGGCCAAGACGCATGAACTAGTCATCCAGCGCAAGGCACAGCTTTCTGGTCGCCCAAGAATTAGCAAGGTGCGTGAATTCTTTTCTCGTGATCATAACCCATTCTTGTTTAAACTTCAGTTGGGGAGGAAGCTCAGAAACATCAATGAGAGAATAAATGACCTCATTGAAAAGATGGACAAGTTCAAACTCAGGGTTGTTGAAAACAACAGCAAACCTTTGGGGAACAGGCCTCAAACCTACTCATATGTGCATGAATCACGAGTTATTCTTGATAGAGATGAAGataaagagaagttagtgcagaTGCTGATCAGTGATTATTTTGGTGAGAAAGTGACTGTGGTTTCTATAGTCGGCATGGGTGGTCTGGGTAAGACCACACTTGCTCAGTTGGTCTATGCAGATGAAAGGGTCAAGAATCATTTTGAACAATGCATGTGGGTATGTGTTTCTGATGATTTTGATGTGCCGAAGCTTGCTGGAAAGATCATACATACAGCTTCTGGGAAAATTTGTGATCATACAAACATGGAGGTGCTGCAGAAGGATTTGCGAGATGTCTTGGGGCAGAAGAAAAATTTACTGGTATTAGATGATGTATGGAATGAAGATTTCCAAAAGTGGGATGATCTTAGAAACATGTTGCTCGATGGAGGAGAAGGAAGCAGAATTCTTGTGACCACACGCAATGAAAAATGCTCTCGAGTGATGGGTGCTCAGAAACCTTACATTCTCAGTGGTTTATCAGAAAAAAGCTCTTGGGATTTATTTCAACAGAAAGCATTTGTTGATGATGCAGAAAAAGCACCAGGATTAGTAGAGATTGGTAAAAAGATTGTTATGAAATGTCAAGGACTACCACTTGCTATACAAGTAATGGGGAGTATCATGCGCTGTAAGAGCGATGAAAGTGAATGGCAAGCTGTGTTGGAAAATGAAACATGGAAGTCACAACATAcggaaaataaaatcatgccGGAACTGTGGCTAAGCTATGTTGACTTGTCTTCTCACTTAAAGAGATGTTTTGCCTTTTGCGCTATTTTCCCAaagggttttctttttttggaacaGGACTTGATTCAATTTTGGATGGCTCATGGGCTTATTCCGTCTGGAAAAGGAACTGATATGGAAGTTGAAGGGCGAGAGACTTACACTGAGTTAATAAAGAGATCTCTTTTAACTAACGATTATCTTGTTCCTGAATGGGAATATGAAAGAGTGTGTAAGATGCATGATCTCATTCATGATGTGGCACACTATGTTATGGAGAATGAATGCTTCACATCGTTGAAGAGCTGTGCAGCCCCCAAAATTCCAATAAAGCCACGTCATTGGAATTTACATACTGATGAAAATTGTGAAATAGGGGATTGCTCCACCATCCATACTCTGCTATATTATAGTTATTATTGTAAAAGAGACTTAAGTGTGTTGTCAAAGCTGAAGTTGGTAAGGGTGCTTGACCTGAGTTTCACAAGCACTAAGGAGTTGCCTGCATCAATAGAGCATTTGCACCATCTAAGATACCTTGATCTTTCTTATACTCATATAAGGAAACTACCGGAATCCATTTGTATGTTGGTTAATCTGCAGACATTGAAACTCTATCGTTGTCATAAACTTTCTGAGCTTCTTCCTAAGAgcataacatacatgaacagtCTTAGACATCTTCTTTTTGAAGGTAATCGTCGTCCAGAGTTGGAGGCATTAAATGCTTGTTTGAGTCAATTACAAAACTTGAAAACACTACCACGATATACCGTGGAAGATGATGCAGAGAACAATATAGGACAAATAAAGTCCTTGAATCCCTTTGGTGAATTTGATTTGTATAACCTCCAGAAGGTGAAGAATGCTGATGATGCTAGAAAAGCTAATTTGGGCAACAAACAACTTATTCACACATTAAaattaagttggggaaaatttGGTTGgggagatgatgatgaatgttTTTTGATGGAAAATGCAGAGGAGGTGTTGGAAGCCTTGAAACCTCCCAGTGGATTGAAAGAACTTACAGTGAGTTATTATCCAGGCAAACAATTTCCAATGTGGATGGGAGAAAAGCAACAATTCCAATATCTACATCGCATTGAACTATTCAAATGCAAAGCATGTGAGCAACTCCCTTCACTTGAGATATTACCCTGTCTTAAGTTTCTCAAAATCAGTCGTATGCATGGCATCAAACACATCATTAGCAACAGAGGCAGTGCACAGCATTCATTTCCTGCATTGAAGTTTCTAGAGTTAAAATATATGGAAAACCTAGAGGCGTGGTGGTGTGTGGAGGAGGATAGAGAAGCAAATCTGTCCTTATTTCCATGCCTCACTTCAATGGATATTGAAAGATGCCCCAAATTGACAACCCTGCCACTCGGGATTTTACCCTGTCTTGAGAATCTCAAAATGTATGAAATGGATGGCATCAAACACATTGTCAACAATAGAAGAGACGATGCGCAGCAATCATTCCCTCAATTGAAGAAGCTGTCCTTAAAATCAATGAGGAACCTAGAGGGGTGGTGTGTGGAGGAGGATAGAGAAGCAAATCCATCCTTGTTTCCATGCCTCCTTTCGATGAAGATTATAGAATGCCCCAAGTTGACAACAACCATGCCACCCATTCCAACTCTCCAAGAGTTAAATATGAAGAATTCATTCTGTGAGACACAAATCTCTCTCAAGCATTTGGAGTCTCTTGGGAGGTTGACTATAAGTTCTTGTACTAAGGAGTTGGTTTTGTTgctggaagatgaagaggagacAAGAGCCATGAAGTCATCGCTTGAGTATTTATCCATTGGCAACTGCAGTCAGCTTTCGTTGACATTGGTTTTGCAGAACCTTACATCTCTAAGAGACCTACATGTGAATTCAATTGAAAATCTGGTGTCCTGGCCAGACGAGATGCAAGGTTGGAAGTCCCTCAATTATCTAACAATTAGTTCTTGTAAGAATTTGACAGGTGCATCATCACAAGGCGTCTGTGGTCCACCGTTGCTAGAGCTTCTTCATGTTTCTGACTGTGATGCCCTGAGAAAATTGCCCATGTGTCCCAAATCACTCCAAACCTTGAGTATTAACAATTGTCCAGTAATGGAGTCTTTGTGGCCAGAAATGGGACATCTTACTTCACTATCCACATTAGAAGTGGGTAATTGTCCCAAGCTCGTGTCTCTATCTCACGGGATGCAAGCCCTCTCTTCCCTTCAGGATCTATCTATTACATCTTGTCCAGCACTGAAGTCATTCCCAAGAGGCCTCCGACAACTACTTCCTACTTTAGAAGAACTAACAATCAAAGAATGCCCGGAGCTAGAGAGGTTATGCAAGCCTGGAGGAGACTATTACAACCTTCTCTCTACCATTTCAAAGAAGCAAATAGGAGAAGAGTCAGGAGTAGAGTCAATTCAAGTTCGTCATGAGATTAGTACTAGTGCCAAACAAGCTTTGAAGTGCATCACCACAAATCGCTTCCTTTTATCAGCGATTTTGATTTGTGCTATTGCCGCCTGTTTCATAAATTTCCTTTTCAACCAACTTGATAGCCAG ATTCACCTTTGCCATAAATGTGTACATAAAATATTGTGGTGTACACCTGATGTGGTTCCCGTTCGTATAACTTCTGTCAATCAATCTGATTATTCAAGTGTTCTGATCACTATACTACTACTCCAATGGGTGGAAAtagtatttgtatttataagTCATGGGACTGAGGCAAGTGtttaa